The DNA segment ACTGAATATTCAGTCTCCTGTGTGGAGAAAATCAGTCCGCTATCAATTCAAATCCATTTCAGAGAAACCCTACCCCATTTACATTACACAAAATTCTTGACGGTACTGGCTTCTTGAAATACATTTAATTCTTTTTGAAAATCTTTCATTTGACCATACTTCCGAAAACTTTGTTTTACTATCAGTATGGTCAACTATTATTTTTCTCAAACCCATATGATTTAGCGAGGAAGCTTAAAAATGGCATTGAAGCGATAGAGCAGGGTGGAACCCTAAAGGTAGAATTAAAAACAAAGGCTGATCAAGCGGTCATTAAGATCACTGATACAGGAAAAGGGATGTCAAAGGAGCAAGTTAAAAGGTTAGGGACACCCTACTATTCTATCAAGAATAAGGGGACTGGTTTAGGCACCATGGTTGTCTATAGTATTATGAAGGTGATGCGAGGAGAAGTGAAAGTGGATAGTGAATTGGGAAAAGGGACTACGTTTACGCTTATGATTCCTTTGGCTCAAAAATCGAGGCATTCATATGAAATAGAGAAGCTGTCCCATTAGAGTCTGACTCCTGATTGACATTAATCAGAGGTCTACTGCTTAGCTTTTGGAACAGCCTCTCTTCAATTATTTAGATTCATGGTCATTTTTTGTGAGATGTAGTGTAAGATGACATGAAAAAACTCGCTATTTCCTGGCAATCCTTGTCATAGGCAAAAACAAAACGATTGGAGGAAATAGCGAGTGAAAACAGATATCC comes from the Caldalkalibacillus thermarum genome and includes:
- a CDS encoding ATP-binding protein, translated to MTILPKTLFYYQYGQLLFFSNPYDLARKLKNGIEAIEQGGTLKVELKTKADQAVIKITDTGKGMSKEQVKRLGTPYYSIKNKGTGLGTMVVYSIMKVMRGEVKVDSELGKGTTFTLMIPLAQKSRHSYEIEKLSH